GGAATCTGCTTGTCAATAGTTTTTTTAAGTTTTTTGTTTTTACTTTTCTTGTCGTTTGGTGACGACTTTATCAATATAACAGATTTTTTAATCTCTGTCAATAGCTTTTTAGAAAATTATTTGTTATTTTGTCAAAATATATTGATAGCCAATTCTTCCTTAGAAATATCAGTAATAGATAATGTATCATACTAATACACTACTAGTCAATGGTACTTTTACCCACATAAATATGTTATCTAACACATATTTATATTTATATCTTCCTCTTTTTTTATCTTTGCTTGTATCAATATCTCATGTTTGGGAAAACTCTATAAATAAGAAAGTTCTACTTCAGAGTTTCTATATAGAGAACTTAACCTCTATGACTTTTAAGCAAGTTGCCTAAATCTTTATGACTTAACCCGATTTATGATAGCTTCTGTCATAAATCAGAAGTCTTTATTATAGTGACTTATTTGGGAGGGGTAAGCAATGTCTATAAATTCTAATTCTATTTTTGCGAAATCTATGCTCAGCGATATTATCTATGAGCATTTAAAAAAATACTATGATGCTACATATGATGACCTCATAGTTCTCTGTATCGGAACTGATAGATCCACAGGAGATTGTTTAGGTCCTCTAATAGGATATAAGCTTTCACATGTTTCAAGATTATATTCTAATGTTCATGTTTTAGGTACATTAGAAGCTCCAGTTCATGCTAAAAATCTTATAGAAAATATTGACCGTATATATTCTTCATATAATAATCCATTTGTAATAGCTGTTGATGCATGTTTAGGTAAATTAGAAAGAGTAGGTTATATTAATGTAGCTAAGGGACCTTTAAAGCCTGGGGCAGGTGTGAACAAAGATCTGCCGCATGTTGGGGATATGCATATAACTGGCATCGTAAATATCGGTGGATTCATGGAATACATGATTTTACAAAATACTAGATTAGGCACAGTTATGAAGATGGCTGATATTATTTCATCCAGTTTTATCACTTCACTTTGGAAGTTCTTCAAGCAAAAAGAAAAGCTGACAACTAACTAAGTCTAATTTGTTGTCAGTCAAATAAAGGACTATATAATTTATTTTTAATTATATTATCTATTTCTTCTGTTGTTTTTCCTGCTGCATTAATTAAAATAGTTCCACTATTACTTGATATATCTATTCCACTGTTCATATTAGCTAAATTATTATGATATTCAATATCATATCCATCTGCCATATAAACTATAGCTTCGATATCACTACTGTTATTAAGGTCAACTACTTCATATCCAAGACTACTTAAACTATCTCTTAAGTTATGAAGTCCATCTTGTACTATAATCTTTTTTCTCATAAAAAAACCTCCAATATACTATAGATATATTTTTATCATTAGAGGTTTTTTTATTCTTATTTATTTGTATATACTTCTATTTTTTGCTCATCTATTATAAAATTCACTTCATCCTTTACCGGAATTACATCGCCATCTATATTTAATAATAGTTCCTTATCAAACCTTAACTTCACCTTTTTAGAACTATATACTTTAACTAAGTCAGTTAAATTTACATGTGTTCCCTTAAAGACTAAAGGAAAAAATCTAAGAAGCTTAAGTTTACTTACCTTTTTAACAATAATTATATGAAAGCTTCCGTCATCTAATACAGCCATAGGGCATATTTTCATTCCACCGCCATAATATTTTCCGTTTGCAACTGCAGTCAGCATAGCATCTATTTCCATAGTCTCATTATCAAGCTCTACTATAAGCTTCTGAGATTTATATACCATCAAAGTAATGATTAAACCTATTGTATAAGCTATTTTCCCTCTTATAACCTTCTTTACATCTTCAGTTCTTTTTACTATATCTGCATCTAAGCCTATACTAGCAACATTTAGAAAGAACTTACCGTTTATCCTGCCATAATCAATATGCTTTTTTTCACCACCTAACAAAGTATATAAAGCTTCTTCGGGATCCAAAGGAATATTCAAACTTCTAGCTAAATCATTTCCCGTTCCCCCTGGTATGATACCTAAGGTTCCATATCCTTTCTGAATGATTCCCATGGCAACTTCATTAATAGTTCCATCTCCGCCTACAGCAATTATGCTATCATAGCCTTCCTCTAAACCTTTAACAGTTAAGCTTGTTGCTTCCTTTGGTTGGCTGGTTATAGATACTTTATATTTTATATTAGTCTTGTCCATTTTTTCTTCAATAAGTGGAATCAGTTTTATAGCTCTGTCTCTACCTGCTATAGGATTTACTATAAATAACATTTTCAACAATATCACCAGCCCTATTTATAGTCTGTTAGGATACTATCTGTTTCTTTGCTCTATCTAAAGCTTGTATTTCCTCTACTGATAGTGGATAATTAGAATCGCCCTTTACTACTGGCTTTGCATAAGTTTTACTTTCATTTCTTCCATATATACTAGTTATGATAAATCCATTAAGCTTATCATCTAATAGTGCTACAGAAAAACTCAAATCACTTCCCATATCATTAAAAGCATTGTATCTTATAAATCCAATTCGCTGTAAACAAAACTGTAGTCTATCATCTAGATTCTCACAGCGTTTCTTAATTTCTGCAATCTCTTCTTTTGTGCTTCTTATTTCTTCAATATGCTCAAAAAGTATGCTTTCTAAAGAATGGGTAGTAGACCCCTGTACTAAGCGATCATATTTCTTCGTAATACTAGAAATCTTGATTCTGCTTATAATGAACAATAATAGCAATATAAAATTAAGCAAAGACATTACTATGACTATTTCTGTAATATAATCAGTGAAAATACTAAATATAAGTTCCATGTTTTCTCCTTTCCATTAATAATCTATATATGTATTCTACTTTAATTCTATTATAATATGAAAAATCCTGCTATGAAATTAATTTTTGATTACAATGAAAGCAAAAAAATAAAAGAAAATCTCATGTCTGATGTAACTTCAAACCAAGCACATAAATGAACAATATCCATTTAGTGCTCTAAGATTTTCCTTTATAACTCGATTTTCTGAATATCTTTGTCAGAAATTAAACGAGAACCAAATTTTAACAACTGAATGGAAGTAAACAAACTTGTGCTTTTAAATTACAAATTTTATTTAACTTCACACTACATTTCCTTTGATATAGTCTTTATTGCGAAAATAGCTGTCTCTATATCATTAAGAGTATTGAATGGTCCCACACTAAACCTGATGCACCCTTGCTCATAACAATTTATGGTCTTGTGTGCAAGAGGTGCACAATGTAGTCCTGGTCTCACTGCAATATTAAATACTTCGTCTAATATATAGCTTACTTCTGAAGAATCTTCTTCTCCAATATTAATTGAAATCACTGGAGCCTGCTTTTCTATATCACAAGGTCCATAGATTTTGATACCATCTATTTCTCTTAATCCATCTATAAAGGTTTTTGCCAATTTTCTTTCATGTTCTCTTATATTCTCTATACCTTTATCAAGGATGTATTTTATTCCTGCTCCTAGCCCTACTATTCCAGGCATATTAGGAGTCCCACTTTCGAACTTATCAGGATAAATATCAGGCTGGATTAAAGAATCAGATCGGCTTCCTGTTCCCCCTTCTTTCATTTGGGATATTTCTAAACCCTGTCTTATATAAACTCCTCCAGTACCCTGAGGTCCAAGTAAGCTCTTGTGGCCTGGAAATGCTAATATATCGATATTCATATCTATTACATCTATATCGTATACTCCTGCTGTTTGAGCAACATCTACCATATAGATTATGCCATGCCTTTTGGCAAGACTTCCAATCTCCTTTACTGGAAATATTGTTCCTGTAACATTAGATGCATGTGTGGTTACAATAAGCTTTGTATTGGTTTTAATATTAGCTTCAATATCCTTAACATCAATACTTCCAGTTTCATCGCATTGTATTATGGAAGTTTCTATACCGTTATTTTCCAATGCTTTTAAAGGTCTCAATACAGAGTTATGCTCCATTGATGTGGTTATAACATGATCATTGGGCCTCAATAATCCTTTAATCGCAAGATTTAATCCATCAGTTGCATTTGAAGTAAAGATAATTCTCATAGGATCTTCTATATTAAAGAAATTTGCTAAAAGCTCTCTAGTTTCATAAATAGCTCTTCCTGCCTTCAAAGCTAGTTTATGACCAGACCTGCCAGGATTTGCTCCATATTCTCTCATGGCTTCCATCATTGCATTATACACCAGTTCCGGTTTAGGAAAAGATGTTGCTGCATTATCTAAATATATCAAGGTTTACACCCCCAAATGATAATTTATACATATAGTATATTATATACCTATACTATTATAATACTTATATAGATAGAAAACTTGAATAATTAACTTTTTTGCAAGACTTAACAGCCCCTATAGTATGATGCAGCTAAGTAGTATAGTAGCTTTTTCTATTTACTATTTTTCTTCTTAAAATATAGTATAGCTTCAAGCACTGAACCTCCTATTGCCCTAGCTTTTTCTGAGATGGAATAGCAGTGTTCTATAATTCCTCTAGGATCAATATCAGCAATCTTTAATCCTTTGTATACTTCCAGTCCTTCCATAATTAGTCCTCTTAGAACACCATCAAGAGTAGCTCTTACGGGAACATCATCTACATAGGCGATAACATCTTGTTTTTTTACTAGTTCCCCTATTTTAGAAACATGTCTAATAACTCCATCTGCTGGAGATTTAACTACTCTTTCTTTTCCATATCCACTGATCAGTCCTGGAATACCTGTATTAGGCTCTGCTGTTCCTTCAAATATTAAATAACCTAAATAATGTCCCCTATTAGTTTCAATAACCACATCCACATCAATTCCTGCTTCAAAACCTGGTCCTAATCCTATAGTAATTGGAGCTAGGTCTTTACTAGTCCCTAAATTCTCTTTAGCAAGTATTCCATCTACTAATACATCTGCCTTGATGTTATTTAAGATATCTAACTTCTCATCAATAATAATAGGTATATTTTCTTCCTCCCAGCATTTATGTATATCTTCTATTTTATTTACTTTAATAGCTTTTACATCCTCTACTACTACTTGTCCATCAAATACTGCTTGTGCAAATGAAACAGTTCTCCTTATGACTGTAGGCTTTTCTATTTCTAGGAGTAAAACTTTAAATCCACTTCTATGAAGTCTATGTGCTACTCCTGTTGCAATGTCTCCTGCACCTCTAATTATTACTATATCATTCATTATTTTTCATCTCCATTTCAACTAAGTGTTGATATTCATCCCAAGTATCTATATCTAATCCCACTTTATAATCATCTATAGGCACATATTCTACTTCGTGAGGATTCTCCTTAATTATTATTCTTCCACCTTTATCTCCTTCTACTTCTAAAAGCTTATCCCTTAATTTTGATGAAAATATTGTGGGACTTCCTTTTTTTCCGTTGTAGCTTGGTACTATGATTTTTTTCTCACTATTATTAAACACTTCTATAATTTTATTTATTGTTTTAAAGTCCAGCAAAGGCTGATCCCCTACAATGAACATAAAAGCCCGAGTATTTAAGTTTGATGCTCTAATCCCTAACTTCATAGACTCACTTTGTCCTTTTTCAGGGGATGAATTAAAAACTGTCTTTATATTATATCTGTGACCTAAATCTCTAATAGATTCATTTTGATAAACTAATATAACCTCATCTAGCTTAGATTCCTTTGTAGCCTTTATTACCTTTTCTATTACTAGCTCTCCTCCAAAGTTTAGAGTCAACTTATCTCTGTTCATTCTCCTAGAGAATCCTGAAGCCATTATTATGCCTGTTATCATTTTAACACCTCTTAATATCATTAAGTCTTTTATTAGCCATACTACCAGCTACTAAGCCATCTATTGAAAAACCTTTATTACTAATGATATTTTCTATTTTCCTCGCTTTCTGCATCTGAAGCTCGTTGTCTGCTTTATTTAGCAATAAATACTTCTTATTGGTAGAAGGAGCACCTTTAAAAAGACCATCCTTTGATACTATTAATTTACTTATAACCTCTTCAGTTATAATATCTCCTATACTGCTGGCAGTTACTTTAGAAAATATTTCTGGTCTATGCACATTGGCTTCATCTATTAACTTGCCCAACGAATCTATTCCTATAACACCTATGGTTTTAGATGTTAAGTCTGGGATTACAGGTTCATGAGCTGCAGGAGCTTTTATAGGTCTTTCTTTAGAACCATCAGCCTCTACTAATATAAAGTCAAAAAAACCTTGCCTATATATAGTATCAATAAAACTACTGTCTACTCCTAAAAGTTTATTTTCAGGTGAAATACTTCTGCCTAATACAGTAATATTCCCTTTTTCTAAATTATGGTCTATATTCTGCCCACTTTCTAATATAATCAAATTATCATATAAATCTGAACTAGGATTATAAATTGCTGTAGTAGTAGTGATAAGAACTCTTCTACTTAGTCCCTTCAGTTCTGATGCTAGCTTAAAGATAGTTGTGGTTTTGCCACCTCCACCTATTACAGATATCATTTCCCTTGAGTTAATATCTATGTCAAAATATTCAATGATACTCATAGATGTTCTACTTCCCAAATGGACAAACTGGATAATGGCATACTTTACAATTTAGACAAAGACCTCCATGCCCTAGCCTTGTTATTTCCTTTCTTGAAAGAACTTCTCCTGTCATTATTCTAGGCAAAATCAAATCTAGAACTGTTGTCTTATGATACATGCCACAGGCTGGTACTCCAAGTATAGGAATATTTCCTTTATAAGCTAGCATGAACATAGCCCCTGGAAGAACTGGAGAGCCATATGTGATTACTCTATCAGATATATTTCTAATTGCTGTAGGAGTTAAGTCATCTGCATCAACTGACATACCTCCTGATGTAAGAATTATATCAGCACCTTGCCCTATTAATTCATTTATGGAAGCCTGTATCATGTCTATGTCATCTGAAGCATATTTGACTCCTAGCAAAGTCCCTCCATAAAATCTTACCTTTTGTTCTAGTACAGGACCAAACTTGTCAGTTATTCTACCATGATAAACCTCTGAACCTGTGACTACTATACCTGCTTTTAAAGGTTTTAGTTCTTTTACAGAAACAATGCTGCCTAAGTCTTTACAAATCTTTTCAATAGTTTCTATTTTATCTTTATTAATAGAAAGAGGTATTATCCTCGTCCCTGCCACTGATTGGTCCTTGTCTACAACAGTATTGTTATGAAGGGTTGCAATGATTATCATCTCAATATCATTAACTTCATCTAAAGCATCTAAGTTTATCTTCAATAATCCTCTCTCTTTTGCCTTTAGGGTTACCTTGCCTTCTGAAGGCTGTGTAGTATATACTCCCTCACCAGATATAGCCATACCTATTCTAATAGCCGCATCATCTTCATGTAAATCATTCTCTGAAAGCTCTAATACGTTTATATGGTTTTTCCCCATATCTTTTAGCATAGGAATGTCTTCTGGTCTTATAATATGCCCCTTCTTAAATGCTGCTCCCTTAAATTGACCTGGTACTATTTTAGTTAAATCATGTGCCAGCACCATTCCAATTGCATCTTCTACATTTACTATTTTCACATTTATTCCTCCTAGTTTTTCAAACTCTTTCTTAATTAAGTTACAGTCCAATTTCCTTTAAGACTAAAACCAAGCTGTAATAAGAAGCGATATATGTTCAAATATATAACGCTATGGCAAATAGGTAGAGGATTAACTCTACCTGTATTGTTCTTATCAGTTATTAAATCTAATAAAGTTACATAATTAAAACTTTAATAGGGAATTGATTGATACTCCTACTTGATATAATATATCATTTTCATCTAACATGGCAAGGAATTTAAATAGCTGATTGTCTTCAACTCTTCTTTTTATAGGAGTTGTGACATATAATTTTTGTTTTGATCTAAGCTGCTCAAAAGATGAATCTAAATCATATAAGTTCAATCCAATAGACTGTTTATCGTTGCTATACTTTACGTTACCCTTATTATCTGTGATATACAATACATCTACTCCAGTTTCCTTTATCAATGTGTTTAATAAGTTATTATCAATTACCTTACCTTTAGTTCTGTCTATTATATACCTTACATCCTTGAGCATCTTGCCTTCCATTACTTTAGTAGTTACATACTCTTGCATTTCGTCTGCGGTGCTACTGAGCTCATCGATTATATTATTTAAAGTTGTCAGTTTCTCATTCTGTAACACTACTTGTGCTGATGTCTCCTGCATCTCTGAGGTTATATCCTTTGAAAAATCTGTAACCTCATCTATGTTCTTTTGAATTTCAATACTCTTATTGCTTATTTCCTTTATGTTATCACTCATTAAATTTATCTTTTCTACACTGGACTTAAGATCTTCTTGTACTTTGTTAAAGCTATCCACAGTTTTTTCTATGTAGCGATACTCTTCCTCTACATGAACAGTTTCTCTCTCCATGTCCTTAGAGATATTTAATATTTCTTCTTTTAAAGTAGCTATGACTTCTTCTATTCTTGCTGATGCTTCGCTTGTTTCTTTTGAGAGTTTGCTCACCTCTGTAGCAACTACCCCAAACCCTTTGCCGTGCTCTCCTGCTCTTGCAGCCTCTATAGATGCATTTAAAGCTAGCATATTAGTTTGTTCTGCTATTGAATTAATTAAATCTATCATGCTGACTACATCTTCATAATAATCTATTAGCTTGTCCACGTTTATTGCCGTATTCTTTACTAAGTTTTTTGTAACTTCAATCTTCTCTTTTACTGTAGTTGTGTCCTCTATTCCCATCTGAACTCTTTTAATTGAATCTATAGTAAATGCAGCTGTGCTTTCCATTTCTTTGTTTATTTTATGTAGAGTATTTACAATATCATGGGTTTTATCAGATACATTACTCAACATATTAAGCTGCTGCTCAGTACTTTGACATGTAACTTCTGCAGAGGTAGCCACTACCTCCATGGCTGACTGTGTCTCGCATGAAATTACATTAATTTTCTCAGACATATTAGCTATTTGAATAGAAATATCTACTTGACGTTTAAAATTAGATTTAGTCTCTTCAAGCATTTTTCTAATTTCTTTTATAGCTTCATTGTTTGAATTTTTGACCTTCTCATCAATCTTTATCATTAAATCATTTTTATTCATACTTTTAAGAAAGAAAAGCATCTGCTCCATAACCTTATCATAGATTTTATTTAATACCAAAGCAGTAGCTAATGATATGAGAATAATCGCTATCAAACTTATAATCCAACTTTTAAAAAATGCAACCAAAGATACTAATATGCTAAGACTTATAAATAGTATAATAAATGTTCTTATGATGCTAAGAATACTTCTTTTGCTCATAATTCTTCCCCCTTGAATAAACTCAATCTTTTTTGTCTTGAATTAACCGTTGTCTAATATGAAGAGGGAATAAAATAATTATTCCCACTTCTTGGCTAAGCTATTTATTCTTTTACTGATAAATCAATAAAATCAAACTTAGAAACGTCAAATAACCCCTTGTCAGTGACCTTGATTTCTGGAATAACTGGTAGTGCTAAGAATGATAGTGTCATAAATGGATCTATATCTCTGTTTACCCCAAGTTCCTCATAGGCTATGTTTAGCATCTCAGCAAGTTTTTCATTTACATTTTCCATTGACTCATCAGACATGATGCCTCCTATAGGAAGATTTAGACTCTTTAAAACTTTTCCTTTAGAAGCTATGGCAATACCTCCTCCAACTCTAGCAACTTCTTTTATTGCCAATAACATATCTTCGTCACTATCACCGATGGAAATCAGATTATGGGAGTCGTGAGCAATTGTTAGTGCTATTGCTCCGTTCTTAAGTCTAAAATCTTCAACGAGACCTAATCCAACATTTCCTGTAGCATTATGTCTTTCAATAACAGCAAGCTTTAGAATATCTAGTTTACTATTGTTCTTAAACTCTCCATTCTTCACATCTACTTTTCTAACTACTTTCTGAGTAACTAAATTATGAGGAAGTAGTCTAATAACATTTGCTATATCCTTGTCTAGTCTTATCCTTAAATCTTCCTTGCTTACTTCCTTAATTCTTACAGTATCAGTGACATTTGAGTTATCAAAATCCTTTACATCAAATAAAGGCTTTTTGTTTTCACCTACTATTATACCATCTTTATATACCTGAAGTACATTAAAATTCTTTAAATCATCTACTACTATTAAATCCGCATTATATCCTGGTGCTATGGCTCCAATATTTTTTAACCTATAGCATTCAGCAGCATTTATGGTTGCCATTTGTATAGCAGAGATTGGATCAATACCATTTTTAATTGCAAGTCTAACATTATTATCTATATGACCTGTCAATAGTATATCTTCTGGATGCTTGTCATCTGTGCAAAATAAGCACCTTCTCATATTTTCTCTTTTTAATCCTCTCACTAACTCCTTAAGGTTTCTAGCTGCTGAACCTTGTCTTATTAAGATATACATTCCAAGTCTAAGTCTGTTTAACATTTCTTCTACTGTAGAACATTCATGTTCTGTCAATACTCCTGCTGCTACATAAGCATTTAATTCCTTATCCTTTATTTCAGGACCATGACCATCTATAAGCTTGTTGTGTTCTCTAGCTAGCTTAATTTTATCAATAATCTCTTCATCTCCACTAACAACAGCTGGATAACTCATAAGCTCCCCTAGACCTAAGACTCTTTCATGATCTATAAGCTCAGCTAAATCTTCTGCTAATAGCTTAGCCCCGGAGGTTTCAAAGTATGTTGCCGGTACACATGAAGGAAGCATAAAATATGCATTTAATGGTAACCCTTCACTTGAATCTAACATATACTTTATTCCTTCTATTCCTTTAACATTAGCTATCTCATGTGGATCTGCTATAATAGTTGTAGTTCCTCTTGGAACTACTGCTCTTGCAAACTGTGTAGGGGATACCATGGAAGATTCTATATGAACGTGACCATCAATAAGCCCTGGTGCTACAAACTTCCCTCCTAAATCAATCTCTTTTTGACCCACATAGTTACCTATTCCTACTATTTTTCCTTGATGTATAGCCACATCTCCTTCCACAATCTCATGTGAAAATACATTTACTATTTTAGCATTTTTAAGAACCATCTCTGGCTTTATTCTACCATATGCTAAGTCTATTTTTTGCTTAATTTCAGATCTCATAAAATCAACCCCTTATACAATTATATTCTTTCATGGTTTCATTACATCAATAAAAATAAAAGTTTTTATCAATATATTAGAAATTAAGGAGACTTCTTTGAATTTCTCTGACGAAAAGAAAACCTTTAATAATAAAAAACATAAAAACAAGACTTTACTATTAGTTATAAGAAAAGCTTCTATCGAGCATTAAAAATCAAGGAGGCTTTTCTTGAAGCTCAATGAAGAAAAGTTCTTGCTTATATAGATTATAAAGTAAAGTTTTCTTATTGGTTATAACAATGCATTCAGAAGAAAAAATTTTTCTCCTGAATGCTAGTTAGTTCATATGTTATTACATAATCATTGTTTATCTATCTTTATTCTGTTCATTTAAAGCCTTTAAGAGTTTTTCTGGTGTAACTGGTATTTCAGTCATTCTGACACCTACAGCATTGTAGATTGCATTTAGTATTGCCGGTGCCACATAAACTAACACAGGCTCTCCTATACCCTTTGCTCCAAATGGACCAGTGGACTCAGGATCCTCTACTATAATCTTATCTACTTCTGGCATATCCATAGCTGTAGGTATTAAATAATTTGTAAATCTGTTATTTTTCACTTGTCCTTTTACTACATTTAAGTTCTCTAATATAGCATATCCATAGCCCATTGCAAAGCCACCATCAATTTGTCCTTCAATTAGAATTGGGTTTATAGCTTTACCAACATCTTGAGCTACTGTAGCTTTTATTATTTCAACATATCCTGTCTCTGTATCGACTTCAACCTCTACTCCACATGCTCCAAAGGTATATGGCCAATATGGTGAGCCTTGGCCTGTTTCGTCATCCATTTGGGTGGAATGTGCTATAAAGGTTGCTTCTTTTCTTAATAATTCATCACCTATTT
The Proteiniborus sp. DW1 DNA segment above includes these coding regions:
- the yyaC gene encoding spore protease YyaC, producing MLSDIIYEHLKKYYDATYDDLIVLCIGTDRSTGDCLGPLIGYKLSHVSRLYSNVHVLGTLEAPVHAKNLIENIDRIYSSYNNPFVIAVDACLGKLERVGYINVAKGPLKPGAGVNKDLPHVGDMHITGIVNIGGFMEYMILQNTRLGTVMKMADIISSSFITSLWKFFKQKEKLTTN
- a CDS encoding YkuS family protein, coding for MRKKIIVQDGLHNLRDSLSSLGYEVVDLNNSSDIEAIVYMADGYDIEYHNNLANMNSGIDISSNSGTILINAAGKTTEEIDNIIKNKLYSPLFD
- a CDS encoding diacylglycerol kinase family protein, whose translation is MLFIVNPIAGRDRAIKLIPLIEEKMDKTNIKYKVSITSQPKEATSLTVKGLEEGYDSIIAVGGDGTINEVAMGIIQKGYGTLGIIPGGTGNDLARSLNIPLDPEEALYTLLGGEKKHIDYGRINGKFFLNVASIGLDADIVKRTEDVKKVIRGKIAYTIGLIITLMVYKSQKLIVELDNETMEIDAMLTAVANGKYYGGGMKICPMAVLDDGSFHIIIVKKVSKLKLLRFFPLVFKGTHVNLTDLVKVYSSKKVKLRFDKELLLNIDGDVIPVKDEVNFIIDEQKIEVYTNK
- a CDS encoding DUF4446 family protein produces the protein MELIFSIFTDYITEIVIVMSLLNFILLLLFIISRIKISSITKKYDRLVQGSTTHSLESILFEHIEEIRSTKEEIAEIKKRCENLDDRLQFCLQRIGFIRYNAFNDMGSDLSFSVALLDDKLNGFIITSIYGRNESKTYAKPVVKGDSNYPLSVEEIQALDRAKKQIVS
- a CDS encoding aminotransferase class V-fold PLP-dependent enzyme; its protein translation is MIYLDNAATSFPKPELVYNAMMEAMREYGANPGRSGHKLALKAGRAIYETRELLANFFNIEDPMRIIFTSNATDGLNLAIKGLLRPNDHVITTSMEHNSVLRPLKALENNGIETSIIQCDETGSIDVKDIEANIKTNTKLIVTTHASNVTGTIFPVKEIGSLAKRHGIIYMVDVAQTAGVYDIDVIDMNIDILAFPGHKSLLGPQGTGGVYIRQGLEISQMKEGGTGSRSDSLIQPDIYPDKFESGTPNMPGIVGLGAGIKYILDKGIENIREHERKLAKTFIDGLREIDGIKIYGPCDIEKQAPVISINIGEEDSSEVSYILDEVFNIAVRPGLHCAPLAHKTINCYEQGCIRFSVGPFNTLNDIETAIFAIKTISKEM
- the yqeB gene encoding selenium-dependent molybdenum cofactor biosynthesis protein YqeB, whose amino-acid sequence is MNDIVIIRGAGDIATGVAHRLHRSGFKVLLLEIEKPTVIRRTVSFAQAVFDGQVVVEDVKAIKVNKIEDIHKCWEEENIPIIIDEKLDILNNIKADVLVDGILAKENLGTSKDLAPITIGLGPGFEAGIDVDVVIETNRGHYLGYLIFEGTAEPNTGIPGLISGYGKERVVKSPADGVIRHVSKIGELVKKQDVIAYVDDVPVRATLDGVLRGLIMEGLEVYKGLKIADIDPRGIIEHCYSISEKARAIGGSVLEAILYFKKKNSK
- the mocA gene encoding molybdenum cofactor cytidylyltransferase, whose protein sequence is MITGIIMASGFSRRMNRDKLTLNFGGELVIEKVIKATKESKLDEVILVYQNESIRDLGHRYNIKTVFNSSPEKGQSESMKLGIRASNLNTRAFMFIVGDQPLLDFKTINKIIEVFNNSEKKIIVPSYNGKKGSPTIFSSKLRDKLLEVEGDKGGRIIIKENPHEVEYVPIDDYKVGLDIDTWDEYQHLVEMEMKNNE
- the yqeC gene encoding selenium cofactor biosynthesis protein YqeC, with the protein product MSIIEYFDIDINSREMISVIGGGGKTTTIFKLASELKGLSRRVLITTTTAIYNPSSDLYDNLIILESGQNIDHNLEKGNITVLGRSISPENKLLGVDSSFIDTIYRQGFFDFILVEADGSKERPIKAPAAHEPVIPDLTSKTIGVIGIDSLGKLIDEANVHRPEIFSKVTASSIGDIITEEVISKLIVSKDGLFKGAPSTNKKYLLLNKADNELQMQKARKIENIISNKGFSIDGLVAGSMANKRLNDIKRC
- a CDS encoding molybdopterin-binding protein, with the translated sequence MKIVNVEDAIGMVLAHDLTKIVPGQFKGAAFKKGHIIRPEDIPMLKDMGKNHINVLELSENDLHEDDAAIRIGMAISGEGVYTTQPSEGKVTLKAKERGLLKINLDALDEVNDIEMIIIATLHNNTVVDKDQSVAGTRIIPLSINKDKIETIEKICKDLGSIVSVKELKPLKAGIVVTGSEVYHGRITDKFGPVLEQKVRFYGGTLLGVKYASDDIDMIQASINELIGQGADIILTSGGMSVDADDLTPTAIRNISDRVITYGSPVLPGAMFMLAYKGNIPILGVPACGMYHKTTVLDLILPRIMTGEVLSRKEITRLGHGGLCLNCKVCHYPVCPFGK
- a CDS encoding methyl-accepting chemotaxis protein; amino-acid sequence: MSKRSILSIIRTFIILFISLSILVSLVAFFKSWIISLIAIILISLATALVLNKIYDKVMEQMLFFLKSMNKNDLMIKIDEKVKNSNNEAIKEIRKMLEETKSNFKRQVDISIQIANMSEKINVISCETQSAMEVVATSAEVTCQSTEQQLNMLSNVSDKTHDIVNTLHKINKEMESTAAFTIDSIKRVQMGIEDTTTVKEKIEVTKNLVKNTAINVDKLIDYYEDVVSMIDLINSIAEQTNMLALNASIEAARAGEHGKGFGVVATEVSKLSKETSEASARIEEVIATLKEEILNISKDMERETVHVEEEYRYIEKTVDSFNKVQEDLKSSVEKINLMSDNIKEISNKSIEIQKNIDEVTDFSKDITSEMQETSAQVVLQNEKLTTLNNIIDELSSTADEMQEYVTTKVMEGKMLKDVRYIIDRTKGKVIDNNLLNTLIKETGVDVLYITDNKGNVKYSNDKQSIGLNLYDLDSSFEQLRSKQKLYVTTPIKRRVEDNQLFKFLAMLDENDILYQVGVSINSLLKF